DNA from Leptospirales bacterium:
AAGCCAGAGCGTAAACAGTCCGACTGAGGTCTCCGACGCAAAGGCTGCCCAAAAAACTCCCGAATGATCCCAGCGCAGGCGAACCCCGAGGAAGTAGCCCAGCGGAATCTGTATCAGCCAGAAGAAGACCAGATTGATATAAGTGGGCGTCATCGTATCGCCAGCGCCATTGAAAGCCTGGACGGAGACCATCCACCAGCCGTAAACGATGAAGGAGATTGCCAGGATGCGCAACCATT
Protein-coding regions in this window:
- a CDS encoding MATE family efflux transporter, translated to WLRILAISFIVYGWWMVSVQAFNGAGDTMTPTYINLVFFWLIQIPLGYFLGVRLRWDHSGVFWAAFASETSVGLFTLWLFKLGRWKRAQV